From one Brachypodium distachyon strain Bd21 chromosome 4, Brachypodium_distachyon_v3.0, whole genome shotgun sequence genomic stretch:
- the LOC100822997 gene encoding ELMO domain-containing protein A isoform X2, protein MNLTPLQEQRLQRLRHRMKVYFDPSRRNHQEALRALWYATYPDQELQGLISEQWKDMGWQGRDPSTDFRGAGFISLENLLFFAKTFSASFQRLLKKQSGNRATWEYPFAVAGVNITFMIMQMLDLQSTKPRTFVRAVFIQMLSEDEWAFDLLYCVAFLVMDKQWLEKNASYMDFNEILKSTRTQLERELLLEDVMRIEDMPSYGLLC, encoded by the exons ATGAACCTTACACCACTGCAG GAACAGAGGCTTCAGAGGTTGAGGCACCGCATGAAGGTCTATTTTGATCCATCTAGGCGAAATCATCAG GAAGCCTTGAGAGCTCTTTGGTACGCAACATATCCTGATCAAGAATTGCAAGGTTTGATTTCTGAACAGTGGAAAGATATGGGCTGGCAAGGAAGAGACCCGTCAACTGACTTCAG AGGTGCAGGATTCATATCTCTAGAGAATCTTCTATTCTTTGCAAAGACATTCTCT GCTTCATTTCAGAGGCTACTAAAGAAACAATCTGGCAATCGGGCCACTTGGGAGTACCCTTTTGCTGTTGCTGGTGTAAATATCACATTCATGATCATGCAGATGCTGGATCTCCAGTCCA CTAAGCCAAGAACGTTTGTCCGAGCTGTTTTTATCCAAATGCTCTCAG AGGATGAATGGGCATTTGATCTGCTGTACTGTGTTGCATTCCTTGTGATGGACAAGCAGTGGCTAGAGAAGAACGCCTCCTACATGGACTTCAAT GAGATACTAAAGTCGACACGAACACAGCTGGAGAGGGAGCTTCTGCTGGAAGATGTGATGCGTATTGAAGATATGCCATCATACGGACTGCTTTGTTAG
- the LOC100822997 gene encoding ELMO domain-containing protein A isoform X1, with the protein MEAARPAETTTQHHGGGCLAAARTFMPPAGPVARCSGGSSLAGSSDEASCGSPKWIEKGLSCVCIKRRGAYERICMNLTPLQEQRLQRLRHRMKVYFDPSRRNHQEALRALWYATYPDQELQGLISEQWKDMGWQGRDPSTDFRGAGFISLENLLFFAKTFSASFQRLLKKQSGNRATWEYPFAVAGVNITFMIMQMLDLQSTKPRTFVRAVFIQMLSEDEWAFDLLYCVAFLVMDKQWLEKNASYMDFNEILKSTRTQLERELLLEDVMRIEDMPSYGLLC; encoded by the exons ATGGAGGCGGCCCGCCcggcggagacgacgacgcAGCACCACGGCGGGGGGTGCTTGGCCGCCGCCAGAACGTTCATGCCGCCCGCCGGGCCAGTGGCGCGGTGCTCCGGTGGCTCCTCTCTGGCTGGATCCTCTG ATGAGGCGTCATGTGGCTCACCTAAATGGATAGAGAAAGGCCTCTCTTGTGTATGCATCAAAAGAAGAGGGGCATACGAGCGAATATGCATGAACCTTACACCACTGCAG GAACAGAGGCTTCAGAGGTTGAGGCACCGCATGAAGGTCTATTTTGATCCATCTAGGCGAAATCATCAG GAAGCCTTGAGAGCTCTTTGGTACGCAACATATCCTGATCAAGAATTGCAAGGTTTGATTTCTGAACAGTGGAAAGATATGGGCTGGCAAGGAAGAGACCCGTCAACTGACTTCAG AGGTGCAGGATTCATATCTCTAGAGAATCTTCTATTCTTTGCAAAGACATTCTCT GCTTCATTTCAGAGGCTACTAAAGAAACAATCTGGCAATCGGGCCACTTGGGAGTACCCTTTTGCTGTTGCTGGTGTAAATATCACATTCATGATCATGCAGATGCTGGATCTCCAGTCCA CTAAGCCAAGAACGTTTGTCCGAGCTGTTTTTATCCAAATGCTCTCAG AGGATGAATGGGCATTTGATCTGCTGTACTGTGTTGCATTCCTTGTGATGGACAAGCAGTGGCTAGAGAAGAACGCCTCCTACATGGACTTCAAT GAGATACTAAAGTCGACACGAACACAGCTGGAGAGGGAGCTTCTGCTGGAAGATGTGATGCGTATTGAAGATATGCCATCATACGGACTGCTTTGTTAG
- the LOC100821842 gene encoding protein transport protein Sec24-like CEF, with amino-acid sequence MTPSSSSSPPPPFGAQNPSTPPGSGPGAAALQAPFSNMQISRASAPPPGAPRGLTPQAAPPAAQVGNGPPSAYSARPSVIRGPATGPPAARPFPGSPPAPSQPSFVRPPTTSAGAPFGGPPAAAFSQPPPFGGPPGAVSKQSIPFGGPMSRPGPPFGGPPAATSQAPPPSGGPPGAVSQPPFGGSSTAWSQAAPPPFGVQRPALSGQPITTGAAPLQASPSLGAPQQQAPSFSGPPRFGGPPPGMQPPFAAQSSSMSPQGPFTGPSRANVPAFGPPSRQSQGAFYGAMQPPMSTIPGGMPPSMPGQGLPPPTTPTFPYSPHAGTQVSTPSKIDPNQIPRPMAETSVIIFETRQGGQASIPPAASSEFIVKDTGNCSPRLMRCSVNQIPCTSDLLTSSGMPLSLMVQPFSLPHPSEEPIQLVDFGEMGPVRCSRCKAYINAFMRFIDQGRHFICNLCGFSNDTPRGYLCNLGPDGRRRDADDRPELCKGTVEFVATKEFLVRDPMPALYFFLIDVSMNAVQTGATAAACSAISQAISDLPEGPRTMVGIATFDSAVHFYSLKRAQQQPLMLIVPDVQDVYTPLQMDLILPISECRENLEQLLESIPNMFENNRVADSAFGAAMKAAFLAMKSTGGKLLVFQSELPSVGVGSLSGREAEGRANVVSIGDKEPHKLLQPVDKTLKTMALEFAEYQVCVDVFLTTQSYVDIASISVVPNTTGGRVYYYYPFSALSDPAKLFNDLRWNISRPQGFEAVMRVRCSQGLQVQDYFGNFCKRVPTDIDLPSIDSEKTVMVTFKHDDKLQENSECGFQCALLYTTVFGQRRIRVMNLSLQCTSMLSNLFRYADSETQFACFLKQAANSIPTVPLPHLREEVTNTCINILQSYRKNCASVSSSGQLILPEALKLLPLYTLALIKSIGLRNEGRVDERSYWISVISSISVLLAVPFVFPRLISLHNLTSRGDDESLIPSPLMLNSDNVHEDGVYLLENGEDGLIYVGDALDPAMLEQIFGVTSLTALPSQLVFEQFDNEPSRKVNEVLNEIRRQRCSYLRLRLCRGGEPSGNFFRSFLVEDKAPGGLSYVEFLVHVHRQIQSKMT; translated from the exons ATGACaccctcgtcgtcgtcctcgccgccgccgccgttcggCGCGCAAAACCCTAGCACGCCGCCTGGATCGGGTCCGGGGGCTGCTGCTTTGCAGGCGCCGTTCTCAAACATGCAAATCTCCCGagcctccgcgccgcccccgGGGGCGCCCCGCGGGCTCACGCCGCAAGCGGCTCCTCCGGCTGCGCAGGTGGGCAACGGACCCCCGTCTGCGTACTCCGCCCGGCCGTCGGTGATTCGTGGGCCGGCGACGggcccgcccgccgcccgcccttTCCCCGGCagcccgcccgcgccgtcgcaGCCGTCGTTCGTGAGGCCCCCGACTACGTCGGCCGGCGCGCCGTTCGGTGGGCCTCCTGCGGCTGCGTTCTCGCAGCCACCGCCTTTCGGTGGCCCTCCTGGGGCAGTCTCCAAGCAGTCTATTCCCTTCGGTGGACCCATGTCCCGGCCGGGGCCTCCGTTCGGCGGCCCTCCAGCGGCTACTTCTCaggcgccgcctccgtccgGCGGTCCTCCTGGGGCGGTCTCTCAGCCTCCTTTCGGTGGGTCTTCTACTGCATGGTCTCAGGCAGCACCACCGCCATTTGGTGTCCAGCGGCCGGCATTATCTGGACAGCCTATTACAACTGGGGCAGCGCCATTGCAAGCCAGCCCGAGTCTTGGGGCTCCACAGCAGCAGGCACCGTCGTTCAGTGGCCCTCCCCGATTTGGGGGTCCGCCACCAGGTATGCAGCCACCTTTTGCTGCACAATCATCATCTATGTCACCGCAGGGGCCATTCACCGGACCATCCAGGGCTAATGTACCGGCTTTTGGGCCTCCATCTCGGCAGTCACAG GGAGCTTTCTATGGTGCTATGCAACCACCTATGTCGACCATTCCTGGTggcatgccaccaagtatgcCTGGGCAAGGGTTGCCTCCCCCAACCACCCCAACCTTTCCATATTCCCCCCATGCTGGAACCCAGGTCTCAACCCCATCCAAAATCGACCCTAATCAAATTCCACGACCAATGGCTGAAACATCAGTCATTATTTTTGAGACTCGTCAAGGTGGACAAGCATCCATTCCACCG GCTGCATCTAGTGAATTTATTGTGAAGGACACTGGGAACTGTAGCCCTCGTTTGATGAGGTGTTCTGTGAATCAG ATACCTTGTACAAGTGATCTCTTAACATCATCGGGCATGCCTTTGTCTCTGATGGTTCAACCCTTTTCTCTTCCTCACCCATCTGAGGAACCTATTCAG CTTGTGGACTTTGGAGAGATGGGCCCTGTACGGTGTTCTCGTTGCAAAGCGTACATAAATGCTTTCATGAGATTCATTGACCAAGGGCGGCATTTTATCTGTAATTTATGTG GATTTAGCAATGATACTCCTAGGGGGTACTTGTGTAACTTAGGTCCTGACGGTAGACGGCGTGATGCTGATGACAGACCTGAGTTATGTAAAGGAACTGTGGAATTTGTTGCCACCAAGGAATTTCTG GTTCGTGATCCAATGCCTGCTCTATATTTCTTCCTAATTGATGTCTCCATGAATGCTGTACAAACTGGCGCAACTGCTGCAGCTTGTAGTGCAATTTCTCAGGCCATTTCTGATCTTCCG GAGGGTCCTCGGACAATGGTTGGGATTGCCACATTTGATTCTGCTGTTCATTTTTACAGTTTGAAACGTGCTCAGCAGCAG CCTTTGATGCTCATCGTTCCTGATGTCCAAGACGTATATACACCTCTTCAAATGGACCTGATTCTCCCAATTTCTGAG TGCCGAGAAAATCTGGAACAGCTGTTAGAAAGCATCCCTAACATGTTTGAGAATAATAGGGTTGCTGATTCTGCTTTTGGAGCAGCTATgaag GCTGCCTTCCTGGCTATGAAATCTACTGGTGGAAAGCTACTTGTTTTTCAGTCAG AGCTGCCATCTGTTGGTGTTGGTTCTTTATCTGGTAGAGAAGCtgaaggtagagcaaatgttGTTTCCATTGGCGATAAG GAACCACATAAACTTCTGCAGCCTGTTGATAAAACTCTAAAGACGATGGCACTAGAATTTGCTGAGTACCAG GTCTGTGTGGATGTGTTCCTCACTACTCAATCATATGTTGATATTGCTTCAATATCTGTCGTTCCCAATACCACAGGTGGCCGG gttTACTACTACTATCCGTTTTCTGCTCTTTCAGATCCCGCCAAGCTCTTCAATGATCTCAGATGGAATATCAGTAGACCTCAGGGTTTTGAGGCTGTCATGCGTGTCCGCTGCAGTCAG GGCCTCCAAGTTCAAGACTATTTTGGCAATTTCTGCAAGCGTGTTCCTACTGACATCGATCTTCCGTCG ATTGACTCTGAAAAAACTGTAATGGTCACCTTTAAGCATGATGACAAGTTACAGGAAAATTCAGAATGTGGTTTCCAG TGTGCACTTCTCTACACTACTGTATTTGGGCAAAGAAGGATACGGGTCATGAACCTCTCACTTCAGTGCACAAGTATGCTCAGTAATCTTTTCCGATATGCTGACTCGGAAACTCAGTTTGCATGCTTCTTGAAGCAAG CTGCCAACAGCATTCCAACAGTTCCACTACCCCATCTTCGGGAGGAAGTAACAAATACATGCATAAATATTCTCCAGTCCTACCGTAAAAACTGTGCATCTGTAAGCTCATCCGGGCAGTTGATTCTCCCAGAGGCTCTCAAACTCCTACCGTTGTATACTTTAG CACTGATCAAAAGCATAGGCTTGCGAAATGAGGGACGAGTGGATGAGCGCTCCTATTGGATATCTGTCATCTCCTCGATTTCTGTTCTGTTGGCGGTTCCATTTGTGTTTCCGAGATTGATTTCACTCCATAATCTCACATCAAGG GGAGACGATGAATCCCTTATACCTAGTCCCCTTATGCTCAATAGTGACAATGTGCATGAGGATGGAGTTTATTTGTTGGAAAACGGAGAGGATGGTTTAATTTATGTAGGTGATGCGCTAGACCCTGCTATGCTCGAACAAATATTTGGTGTGACTTCTTTGACTGCATTGCCAAGCCAG TTGGTGTTCGAGCAATTTGACAATGAACCCTCGAggaaggtaaatgaagtttTAAATGAAATAAGACGCCAGAGATGTTCTTACTTGAG GTTGAGACTATGTAGGGGGGGTGAACCATCTG GTAATTTCTTCCGCTCATTTTTGGTAGAGGACAAGGCGCCTGGAGGCCTTTCCTATGTCGAGTTCCTTGTGCACGTGCACAGGCAAATCCAAAGCAAGATGACATGA
- the LOC100822150 gene encoding pentatricopeptide repeat-containing protein At5g56310 encodes MPAPPLPGAGRRHMSLSLLADRCSTLRGLALVHAAMLVSGRLADDAFAASRLLNAYANLSPPAAVLRFLSSLPYAPNSFMLNTTLRALASSPDPASAFPFFSLHRRSGSSSYSPGRHTFPFLLKASARLALPVSQQIHALVVKHGLHLDTYVANGLVRAYSVAGLIGVARKVFDGLPERSTVVYTTMVSGYTLNGCYEDAMGAFGEMINEGFEPGDVVLASVLSACARSESGGLVIGRRVHNIIEMRGVEAPVGVILSTALVDMYAKNAAIEEAVTVFKGMPERRTATWNALISGLAHHGHGKYALVMFQQMLQEGVPPNATTFVGVLSAYCLSGMIDEARKAFRSMKDFGLTPSIQHYGCMVDLLGRSGLLVEAEEMIRGMTCEADTMIWGALLTACRNHGNIDIALRTALEILKLDPENHGVYVVLSNIYADAGRWQDVDRLRKVMKGALLSKIPGSSAVGGYGDG; translated from the coding sequence ATGCCCGCGCCACCtctccccggcgccggcaggcGGCACATGagcctctccctcctcgccgaccGCTGCTCCACTCTCCGGGGGCTCGCCCTCGTCCACGCGGCCATGCTCGTctccggccgcctcgccgACGACGCCTTCGCGGCCTCCCGCCTCCTCAACGCCTACGCCAACCTCtcccctcccgccgccgtcctccgcttcctctcctccctcccctaCGCCCCCAACTCCTTCATGCTCAACACCACCCTCCGCGCCCTCGCCTCATCCCCCGACCCTGCCTCCGcgttccccttcttctccctccACCGCCGCTCCGGCAGCTCCTCCTACTCCCCTGGCAGGCACACCTTCCCGTTCCTCCTCAAGGCCTCCGCCCGCCTCGCTCTCCCCGTATCCCAGCAGATCCATGCACTCGTTGTGAAGCACGGGCTCCATCTTGACACCTATGTCGCTAACGGCCTCGTCCGGGCATACTCTGTAGCAGGCCTCATTGGGGTCGCGCGGAAGGTGTTCGATGGATTGCCGGAGCGAAGCACAGTGGTGTATACCACAATGGTGTCCGGGTACACGCTGAACGGGTGTTATGAGGATGCCATGGGTGCGTTTGGTGAGATGATTAACGAGGGGTTCGAGCCTGGTGACGTGGTTTTAGCATCGGTGCTGTCGGCATGTGCACGGTCGGAGTCAGGTGGGCTTGTGATAGGGCGGCGCGTGCACAATATCATTGAGATGAGGGGGGTGGAGGCACCTGTCGGGGTGATCCTTAGCACGGCATTGGTTGACATGTATGCGAAGAACGCAGCTATCGAGGAGGCAGTGACGGTGTTCAAGGGAATGCCGGAGCGGCGTACAGCGACATGGAACGCCCTGATCTCAGGGTTGGCGCACCATGGGCATGGCAAGTATGCACTCGTAATGTTCCAGCAGATGCTCCAGGAGGGCGTGCCCCCGAATGCAACCACTTTTGTTGGGGTTCTGTCCGCATACTGCCTCTCAGGGATGATTGACGAGGCCCGCAAAGCGTTTAGATCTATGAAAGACTTTGGGCTGACTCCGAGCATCCAACACTATGGGTGCATGGTCGACCTCCTCGGCCGTAGTGGACTCCTAGTGGAGGCAGAGGAGATGATACGTGGGATGACTTGCGAGGCGGACACCATGATCTGGGGGGCTCTTCTTACAGCCTGCAGGAACCATGGCAACATTGACATTGCACTACGGACCGCGTTAGAGATACTGAAACTGGACCCTGAAAACCATGGCGTGTATGTGGTACTATCCAACATATATGCAGATGCTGGGAGGTGGCAGGACGTGGACAGGCTGAGGAAGGTGATGAAGGGTGCACTGTTGTCAAAGATCCCTGGCTCGAGCGCTGTTGGTGGCTACGGTGACGGATGA